Proteins encoded in a region of the Variovorax sp. PAMC 28711 genome:
- a CDS encoding class I SAM-dependent methyltransferase, whose translation MRALLDAIARTNPTAEVGRIFHGRGGLHPGCEHLALDAFQPVLLLTSFRAMSDEEIGAVGNALETRWNELGAGPLNWVLQLRDGGRTETRLMAGAVPESHEVIEDGTRYRVHLLQGQNHGLFLDMKAGRQWVRAEVARRATAHAAARAEGGWAPRLKVLNLFAYTCAFSVVAMQAGAEQVVNMDMSSGALALGQQNHRLNGVTSGVSFLAHDIFKSWGRIGRGGPYDLVIVDPPSYQKGSFIATKDYARLLRRLPDLMAPGGHALLCLNAPELGPDFLQQQVQDAAPSLLFMERLANPPAFADVAPERALKVLVYRAR comes from the coding sequence ATGCGCGCCCTGCTCGACGCCATCGCACGCACGAACCCGACCGCCGAGGTCGGCCGCATCTTTCACGGCCGGGGCGGGCTGCACCCCGGTTGCGAACACCTGGCGCTGGATGCGTTTCAGCCCGTTCTGCTGTTGACGAGCTTTCGTGCGATGAGCGACGAGGAGATCGGCGCGGTCGGCAACGCACTGGAAACGCGGTGGAATGAACTGGGCGCGGGCCCGTTGAACTGGGTGCTGCAACTGCGGGATGGCGGCCGCACCGAAACCCGGCTGATGGCCGGCGCGGTGCCCGAGTCGCACGAGGTCATCGAAGACGGTACGCGCTATCGCGTGCACCTGCTTCAGGGCCAGAACCACGGTCTGTTCCTCGACATGAAGGCGGGCCGCCAGTGGGTGCGCGCCGAGGTGGCGCGGCGCGCGACCGCCCATGCCGCGGCGCGTGCCGAGGGCGGTTGGGCACCGCGTTTGAAGGTGCTCAATCTCTTCGCCTACACCTGCGCTTTTTCGGTGGTCGCGATGCAAGCGGGTGCCGAGCAGGTCGTGAACATGGACATGAGCAGCGGCGCCCTGGCGCTCGGTCAGCAGAACCATCGGCTCAACGGCGTCACGAGCGGAGTCAGCTTCCTCGCGCATGACATCTTCAAGAGCTGGGGGCGCATCGGCCGCGGAGGCCCTTACGATTTGGTGATCGTCGATCCGCCGAGCTACCAGAAGGGCAGCTTCATTGCCACCAAGGACTACGCCCGCTTGCTCAGGCGGTTGCCGGACCTGATGGCGCCGGGCGGTCATGCGCTCTTGTGTCTCAATGCACCCGAACTCGGTCCTGATTTTCTGCAGCAGCAGGTGCAGGACGCGGCGCCCTCGCTCCTGTTCATGGAGCGGCTGGCCAATCCGCCGGCCTTTGCCGATGTGGCGCCGGAGCGTGCGCTCAAGGTGCTGGTCTATCGCGCGCGTTGA
- a CDS encoding PQQ-dependent sugar dehydrogenase, with translation MLCSAGMAFAAPRAQPVATGLENPWGVAFLPQGRFLVTERPGRLRVVEPDGRVNAPIAGLPPIAAGGQGGLLDVLADSRVDSNRTVYFCYSEPDATGAANSTALARAQLSADRTRLENVKVIFSQQPKVASRAHFGCRIVESQDGNLFLTLGDRFSRKEDAQKLDNHLGKVVRVAKDGSVPKDNPFVGKAGALPEIWSYGHRNGQGATLAPDGRYWMTEHGPQGGDEINMPQAGRNYGWPLITYGENYGGGKIGDGLTAKAGLEQPVHYWVPSIAPSGMAFVTSDKYGATWKGNLFVGSLKFGYLDRIVFKDGKVVAEHKLLTDGKARIRDVKQGPDGLLYVLTDESDGKLLRLLPD, from the coding sequence ATGTTGTGCAGCGCGGGGATGGCCTTTGCCGCGCCGCGTGCCCAACCGGTGGCGACGGGGCTTGAAAATCCTTGGGGTGTGGCCTTCCTGCCGCAGGGCAGGTTCCTGGTGACGGAGCGTCCCGGGCGCTTGCGGGTGGTCGAGCCGGACGGCCGGGTCAACGCCCCGATCGCCGGGTTACCGCCGATTGCCGCGGGTGGACAAGGCGGTTTGCTCGACGTGCTGGCCGACAGCCGCGTCGACAGCAATCGCACCGTCTATTTCTGCTATTCGGAGCCGGACGCAACCGGCGCGGCCAACAGCACCGCCCTGGCGCGCGCGCAGTTGTCGGCCGATCGCACGCGGCTCGAGAACGTCAAGGTGATCTTCAGCCAGCAACCCAAGGTGGCCAGTCGCGCGCATTTCGGCTGCCGTATCGTGGAGTCGCAGGACGGCAATCTCTTCCTGACGCTCGGCGATCGCTTCAGTCGCAAGGAAGACGCGCAGAAGCTCGACAACCACCTGGGCAAGGTGGTGCGGGTTGCCAAGGACGGCAGCGTGCCAAAGGACAACCCGTTCGTCGGCAAGGCCGGCGCGCTGCCGGAAATCTGGAGCTATGGCCATCGCAACGGGCAGGGTGCCACACTCGCGCCCGATGGTCGCTACTGGATGACCGAGCACGGTCCCCAGGGGGGCGACGAGATCAACATGCCGCAGGCCGGCCGAAATTACGGCTGGCCGCTGATCACCTACGGCGAAAACTACGGCGGCGGGAAGATCGGTGACGGCCTCACCGCCAAGGCCGGGCTGGAGCAGCCGGTGCACTACTGGGTGCCGTCGATCGCGCCATCGGGCATGGCGTTCGTCACCAGCGACAAATACGGTGCGACCTGGAAGGGCAACCTGTTCGTCGGTTCGCTGAAGTTCGGCTACCTGGACCGCATCGTGTTCAAGGACGGCAAGGTCGTGGCCGAGCACAAGCTGCTGACCGACGGAAAGGCGCGCATCCGCGACGTGAAACAGGGCCCCGATGGCCTGCTGTATGTGTTGACCGACGAATCGGACGGCAAGCTCTTGAGGCTGCTGCCCGATTGA
- the aceF gene encoding dihydrolipoyllysine-residue acetyltransferase codes for MAAVEVKVPDIGDFDEVAVIEVLVKVGDTVKAEQSLITVESDKASMEIPSSTAGVVKELKVSVGDKVKQGSVVLVVEAEGAAAPAAAAPAPAAPAAESKPAEAPAAAPAQAAASSGPIDIKVPDIGDFKDVAVIEILVKPGDTIKKEQSLITVESDKAAMEIPSSAAGVLKELKIKVGDTVNIGDLIAVIEGVSGGDAAPAAAAQAAAAPAPATTSAAASAPQPESGAQSSPPAVAHNPTAAPSGNLPHASPSVRKFARELGVPLDEVKGSGPKGRITEQDVQSFTKAVMSGQASTKASAAKAPAGGGDGAALGLIPWPKVDFTKFGTVERKDLSRIKKLSGANLHRNWVMIPHVTNNDDADITDLEAFRVSTNKENEKSGVKVTMLAFVIKAVVAALKKFPDFNSSLDGDTLVYKQYYNIGFAADTPNGLVVPVLKDADKKGILQISQEMGELAKKARDGKLGGADMQGGCMSISSLGGIGGTHFTPIINAPEVAILGLSKGQMKPVWDGKQFVPRLILPMSLSYDHRVIDGALAARFNAYLGQVLADYKRIIL; via the coding sequence ATGGCAGCAGTGGAAGTCAAAGTGCCGGACATCGGCGATTTCGATGAAGTCGCGGTGATCGAGGTGCTGGTGAAGGTGGGCGACACGGTCAAGGCCGAGCAGTCGCTGATCACCGTGGAGTCGGACAAGGCATCGATGGAAATTCCGTCGAGCACGGCCGGTGTGGTGAAGGAACTCAAGGTGTCGGTTGGCGACAAGGTCAAGCAGGGCTCGGTCGTGCTGGTGGTGGAGGCCGAGGGTGCGGCTGCACCGGCTGCTGCCGCTCCCGCACCGGCGGCGCCCGCGGCCGAATCGAAGCCGGCCGAAGCGCCTGCCGCAGCGCCTGCGCAAGCCGCTGCATCGTCGGGTCCGATCGACATCAAGGTGCCGGACATCGGTGATTTCAAAGACGTCGCCGTCATCGAGATCCTGGTGAAGCCGGGCGACACGATCAAGAAGGAGCAGTCGCTCATCACGGTCGAATCCGACAAGGCGGCGATGGAAATTCCGTCGTCGGCCGCCGGCGTGCTGAAGGAACTCAAGATCAAGGTGGGTGACACGGTCAACATCGGCGACCTGATCGCGGTGATCGAGGGTGTGAGCGGTGGCGATGCAGCCCCCGCCGCGGCCGCGCAAGCCGCGGCGGCGCCTGCGCCGGCCACCACGTCGGCGGCTGCGTCCGCACCGCAGCCCGAGTCCGGTGCGCAGAGCAGCCCGCCGGCGGTCGCGCACAACCCGACGGCCGCGCCGTCCGGCAACCTGCCGCACGCGTCGCCGTCGGTGCGCAAGTTCGCACGCGAACTCGGCGTGCCGCTCGACGAGGTCAAGGGCTCCGGCCCCAAGGGACGCATCACCGAACAGGACGTCCAGAGTTTTACCAAGGCGGTGATGAGTGGGCAGGCCAGCACGAAGGCGTCTGCAGCGAAGGCGCCGGCCGGTGGTGGCGATGGCGCCGCACTGGGCCTGATCCCTTGGCCGAAGGTCGACTTCACGAAGTTCGGCACGGTCGAGCGCAAGGACCTGTCGCGCATCAAGAAGCTCAGCGGCGCGAACCTGCACCGCAACTGGGTGATGATTCCGCACGTCACCAACAACGACGATGCCGACATCACCGACCTCGAAGCCTTCCGCGTCTCCACCAACAAGGAAAACGAGAAGTCAGGCGTCAAGGTGACGATGCTGGCCTTCGTCATCAAGGCGGTGGTCGCGGCGCTGAAGAAGTTTCCCGATTTCAACAGCAGCCTGGACGGCGACACCCTGGTCTACAAGCAGTACTACAACATCGGCTTCGCGGCCGACACGCCCAACGGCCTCGTGGTCCCGGTGCTGAAAGATGCCGACAAGAAGGGCATCCTGCAGATCAGCCAGGAAATGGGCGAGCTCGCCAAAAAGGCGCGCGACGGCAAGCTCGGCGGCGCCGACATGCAGGGCGGCTGCATGTCGATCAGCTCGCTCGGCGGCATCGGCGGCACGCATTTCACGCCCATCATCAACGCGCCCGAAGTCGCGATCCTCGGCTTGTCCAAGGGCCAGATGAAACCGGTGTGGGACGGCAAGCAGTTCGTGCCGCGCCTGATCCTGCCGATGTCGCTGTCGTACGACCATCGCGTGATCGATGGCGCCCTGGCGGCGCGCTTCAATGCGTACCTCGGCCAGGTGCTCGCGGACTACAAGCGGATCATCCTGTGA
- a CDS encoding C40 family peptidase, with protein MRFFVLLPALLISFAAYAVPQDEHSADDMQRMLADKGLIAQLNQVRQTVTDRTSELVVTAVGFLGVPYRRGGNSADTGFDCSGFVRAMYNQTVGLVLPRRAVEQAAATQPVARADLKPGDLVFFNTMRRAFSHVGIYMGEGKFIHSPRTGSEVRVEDMNGSYWQRRFDGGRRVQAVQGDATKIGD; from the coding sequence ATGCGATTTTTCGTCTTACTCCCGGCCCTCCTTATCTCCTTCGCGGCATATGCCGTTCCGCAAGATGAGCACAGCGCCGACGACATGCAGCGCATGCTTGCCGACAAGGGTTTGATCGCCCAACTCAATCAAGTTCGCCAAACCGTCACCGATCGCACGTCGGAACTGGTTGTGACCGCCGTCGGTTTCCTCGGCGTTCCGTACCGTCGCGGTGGCAACAGCGCCGACACCGGCTTCGATTGCAGCGGCTTCGTCCGCGCCATGTACAACCAGACCGTCGGCCTCGTGCTGCCGCGCCGCGCCGTCGAGCAGGCCGCCGCCACGCAGCCGGTCGCCCGCGCCGACCTGAAACCCGGCGACCTGGTGTTCTTCAACACGATGCGCCGCGCGTTCAGCCATGTCGGCATCTACATGGGCGAAGGCAAGTTCATCCACTCGCCACGCACCGGCTCCGAAGTTCGGGTGGAAGACATGAACGGTAGCTACTGGCAGCGTCGTTTCGACGGTGGTCGCCGCGTCCAGGCCGTGCAGGGCGACGCCACCAAGATCGGCGACTGA
- a CDS encoding MFS transporter yields the protein MTTVVAVRKGGQVALAADTQVTFGDTRLSHAQEANRKVFHLDDAEGRSLFAAAGSVAHFPALRHALAAMPKDELKLRGKDEIYRTFLKLHPMLKESFFLQTKEEEHDPYESSQFSLMLANASGIYGVYSYREVFEFKQFWSIGSGRSFALGAMHAVYAKARSARDVAEAGIAAGCEFDRNSAGPADVFTLKLKVSS from the coding sequence GTGACCACGGTGGTGGCCGTCCGAAAGGGCGGCCAGGTGGCGCTGGCGGCAGACACGCAGGTCACCTTCGGCGACACGCGCCTGTCGCACGCGCAGGAAGCCAACCGGAAGGTGTTCCACCTCGACGACGCGGAGGGGAGAAGCCTCTTCGCGGCCGCGGGGTCGGTGGCGCACTTTCCGGCGCTGCGGCATGCGCTGGCTGCGATGCCGAAGGACGAGCTGAAGCTGCGCGGCAAGGACGAGATCTACCGCACGTTTCTCAAGCTGCATCCGATGCTGAAAGAGTCGTTCTTTCTGCAGACCAAGGAAGAAGAACACGACCCGTACGAGTCGAGCCAGTTCAGCCTGATGCTGGCGAACGCGAGCGGGATCTACGGCGTCTACAGCTACCGCGAAGTGTTCGAGTTCAAGCAGTTCTGGAGCATCGGCTCCGGACGCAGCTTTGCGCTCGGCGCGATGCACGCCGTGTATGCGAAGGCGCGCTCGGCGCGCGACGTGGCAGAGGCCGGCATCGCCGCCGGCTGCGAATTCGATCGCAATTCGGCCGGACCGGCCGACGTATTCACTCTCAAGTTGAAGGTGTCCTCATGA
- the lpdA gene encoding dihydrolipoyl dehydrogenase, with product MSEQQIQVPDIGDFDEVAVIELLVKVGDTVKAEQSLITVESDKASMEIPSSAAGVVKALAVKVGDKVKQGSVVLTLEVDGAAAAAPAPPAPAPAAATAPTAAAAPVPSAAPAVKAVASSYSGAVDIECDVVVIGAGPGGYSAAFRAADLGLKVVLIERYATLGGVCLNVGCIPSKALLHVASVMDEVKHFESLGVTFAAPTIDRAKLLGHKNKVVGKLTGGLTAMAKMRKVTVVRGVGNFIDPYVIEVDESTGTSWDTTGKKQKIRFRNAIIAAGSQSVSLPFMPKGDPRIVDSTGALEMGTDPKRMLILGGGIIGLEMGTVYSTLGARLDVVEMLDGLMQGADRDLVKVWQKMNAPRFDNIMLKTKTVGAEATKEGIKVTFEGENAPKEPQLYDLVLQAVGRSPNGKKIGAEKAGVAVTDRGFINVDIQMRTNVPHIFAIGDIVGQPMLAHKAVHEAHVAAEVIAGEIQGNKELASAAFNARVIPSVAYTDPEVAWVGLTEDQAKAEGIKVKKGHFPWSASGRAIANGRDEGFTKLLFDAETHRILGGGIVGTHAGDMLGEIVLAIEMGADEIDIGKSIHPHPTLGESIGMAAEVAHGTCTDLPPVKKAA from the coding sequence ATGAGCGAACAACAAATCCAGGTGCCGGATATCGGCGATTTCGACGAAGTGGCCGTCATCGAGTTGCTGGTCAAGGTCGGCGACACGGTCAAGGCCGAGCAGTCGCTGATCACGGTCGAATCCGACAAGGCGTCGATGGAGATTCCGTCCTCGGCGGCGGGCGTCGTGAAGGCGCTGGCCGTCAAGGTCGGCGACAAGGTCAAGCAGGGCTCCGTGGTGCTGACGTTGGAGGTCGACGGCGCGGCAGCGGCCGCACCGGCACCGCCTGCACCGGCGCCTGCCGCCGCAACTGCGCCGACAGCGGCAGCAGCGCCCGTGCCATCGGCAGCGCCGGCTGTCAAAGCCGTCGCATCGTCCTACAGCGGCGCGGTCGACATCGAATGCGACGTGGTCGTCATCGGTGCCGGGCCCGGCGGCTATTCGGCGGCGTTCCGTGCGGCCGACCTCGGCCTCAAGGTCGTGCTGATCGAACGCTACGCGACGCTCGGCGGCGTGTGTCTCAACGTCGGCTGCATTCCGTCCAAGGCACTGCTGCACGTCGCGTCGGTGATGGACGAGGTCAAGCATTTCGAGTCGCTCGGCGTCACGTTCGCGGCGCCGACGATCGACCGCGCCAAACTGCTCGGCCACAAGAACAAGGTGGTGGGCAAGCTCACAGGCGGTCTGACGGCCATGGCGAAGATGCGCAAGGTCACGGTGGTGCGCGGCGTCGGCAACTTCATCGACCCGTACGTCATCGAGGTCGACGAGAGCACCGGCACCAGTTGGGACACGACCGGCAAGAAGCAGAAGATCCGGTTCCGCAACGCGATCATCGCGGCCGGCTCGCAGTCGGTCAGCCTGCCGTTCATGCCCAAGGGCGACCCGCGCATCGTCGACTCCACCGGCGCGCTCGAGATGGGCACCGACCCCAAGCGCATGCTGATCCTGGGCGGCGGCATCATCGGCCTTGAGATGGGCACGGTGTACTCGACGCTCGGCGCACGGCTCGATGTGGTCGAAATGCTCGACGGCCTGATGCAGGGCGCCGACCGTGACCTCGTCAAGGTCTGGCAGAAGATGAATGCGCCGCGCTTCGACAACATCATGTTGAAGACCAAGACGGTCGGCGCCGAAGCGACGAAGGAGGGCATCAAGGTCACCTTCGAAGGCGAGAACGCACCGAAGGAACCGCAGCTTTACGACCTCGTCTTGCAGGCTGTCGGGCGCAGCCCGAACGGCAAGAAGATCGGTGCCGAGAAGGCCGGTGTGGCCGTGACCGACCGCGGCTTCATCAACGTCGACATTCAGATGCGCACGAACGTGCCGCACATCTTCGCGATCGGCGACATCGTTGGCCAGCCGATGCTGGCGCACAAGGCGGTGCATGAGGCGCATGTGGCGGCCGAGGTGATCGCGGGCGAGATCCAGGGCAACAAGGAGCTCGCGAGCGCGGCTTTCAACGCCCGCGTGATTCCGAGCGTCGCCTATACCGACCCGGAAGTCGCCTGGGTCGGCCTGACCGAAGACCAGGCCAAGGCCGAAGGCATCAAGGTCAAGAAGGGCCACTTCCCGTGGAGCGCCTCGGGCCGCGCCATCGCCAACGGTCGCGACGAAGGCTTCACCAAGTTGCTGTTCGACGCCGAGACGCACCGCATTCTGGGCGGCGGCATCGTGGGCACGCATGCGGGCGACATGCTCGGCGAGATCGTGCTGGCGATCGAAATGGGCGCCGACGAGATCGACATCGGCAAGAGCATCCACCCGCACCCGACGCTGGGCGAGAGCATCGGCATGGCGGCGGAAGTGGCGCACGGAACCTGCACGGACTTGCCACCGGTGAAAAAAGCCGCCTGA
- the aceE gene encoding pyruvate dehydrogenase (acetyl-transferring), homodimeric type, with the protein MSANPENLFGSAANDADAQETREWMDALSAVIQSEGPERAHFLLEQLLEHARQNSVDLPFSANTGYVNTLEPGMEARSPGNLEIEQRLRAYMRWNAMAMVVKANRLHPADGGDLGGHIGSFASLASMFGAGFNHFWQAESENHGGDCLYIQGHVSPGIYARAYLEGRLSEEQLLNFRQEVDGKGLSSYPHPKLMPAFWQFPTVSMGLGPLMAIYQARFLKYLHARGIANTENRKVWVFCGDGEMDEVESLGAIGLAAREKLDNLIFVINCNLQRLDGPVRGNGKIIQELEGEFRGAGWNVIKLIWGKGWDALLAADKDGALRKIMMECNDGDYQAFKANDGAYVRKNFFGRDPRTLKMVEHLSDDEVWNLQRGGHDSQKVYAAFHAAQNHVAQPTVLLVKTVKGFGMGKIGEGKNNVHQTKKLTDEDIKVFRDRFNIPIPDSQLAEIPFYKPADDTPEMKYLHERRKALGGYLPHRRTKAEESFTVPALDVFKSVIEPTAEGREISTTQAYVRFLTQLLRDQALGPRVVPILVDEARTFGMEGLFRQIGIYNPAGQQYTPVDKDQVMYYREDKAGQILQEGINEAGGMSSWIAAATSYSTNNRIMVPFYVYYSMFGFQRIGDLAWAAGDMQARGFLLGGTSGRTTLNGEGLQHEDGHSHILANTIPNCVSYDPTFAHEVGVILHHGLKRMVEKQDNVYYYITLLNENYPMPGLVAGTEEQIIKGMYLSKAGPTLKKAPTVQLLGSGTILRESFAAQELLEKDWGVSASVWSCPSFNELTRDGQDAERWNLLHAAQTPRVSFVGQQLAASTGPVVASTDYMKAYAEQIRPFIPKGRTYKVLGTDGFGRSDFRSKLREHFEINRHYIVVAALKALSEDGTVPVAKVVEAIKKYGINIDKINPLYA; encoded by the coding sequence ATGTCGGCAAATCCCGAGAACCTGTTCGGCTCGGCCGCGAATGACGCGGACGCGCAGGAAACACGCGAATGGATGGACGCCCTGTCCGCCGTGATTCAGAGCGAGGGCCCGGAACGCGCCCACTTCCTTCTGGAGCAACTGCTCGAACACGCGCGGCAGAACAGTGTCGATCTGCCGTTCTCGGCCAACACCGGCTATGTCAACACGCTCGAGCCCGGCATGGAGGCGCGCAGCCCCGGCAATCTCGAGATCGAGCAGCGCCTGCGGGCCTACATGCGCTGGAACGCGATGGCGATGGTGGTCAAGGCCAACCGTTTGCATCCCGCCGACGGCGGTGACCTCGGCGGGCACATCGGCTCGTTCGCATCGCTGGCGAGCATGTTCGGTGCGGGCTTCAACCACTTCTGGCAAGCCGAGAGCGAAAACCACGGCGGCGATTGCCTCTACATCCAGGGCCACGTGTCGCCCGGCATCTATGCCCGCGCCTACCTCGAAGGCCGCCTGAGTGAAGAGCAGTTGCTCAACTTCCGCCAGGAAGTCGACGGCAAGGGCCTGTCGAGCTACCCGCACCCGAAGCTGATGCCCGCGTTCTGGCAATTCCCCACGGTGTCGATGGGCCTCGGACCGCTGATGGCGATCTACCAAGCGCGCTTCCTGAAGTACCTGCATGCCCGCGGCATCGCCAACACCGAGAACCGCAAGGTGTGGGTGTTCTGCGGCGACGGCGAAATGGACGAGGTCGAATCGCTCGGTGCCATCGGCCTGGCCGCGCGCGAGAAGCTGGACAACCTGATCTTCGTCATCAACTGCAACCTGCAGCGCCTCGACGGGCCGGTGCGCGGCAACGGCAAGATCATCCAGGAGCTCGAAGGCGAGTTCCGCGGTGCCGGCTGGAACGTCATCAAGCTGATCTGGGGCAAGGGCTGGGATGCCTTGCTCGCCGCCGACAAAGACGGTGCACTGCGCAAGATCATGATGGAGTGCAACGACGGCGACTACCAGGCGTTCAAGGCCAATGACGGCGCCTATGTGCGCAAGAACTTCTTCGGACGCGATCCGCGCACCCTGAAGATGGTCGAGCACCTGAGCGACGACGAGGTCTGGAACCTGCAGCGCGGCGGTCACGATTCGCAGAAGGTCTACGCGGCCTTCCACGCAGCGCAAAACCATGTGGCTCAGCCCACCGTGTTGCTCGTGAAGACCGTGAAGGGCTTCGGCATGGGCAAGATCGGCGAAGGCAAGAACAACGTCCACCAAACCAAGAAACTGACGGACGAAGACATCAAGGTGTTCCGCGACCGCTTCAACATCCCGATCCCGGACAGCCAGCTCGCCGAGATCCCGTTCTACAAGCCGGCCGATGACACGCCGGAAATGAAGTACCTGCACGAACGCCGCAAGGCGCTCGGCGGCTACCTGCCGCATCGCCGCACCAAGGCCGAAGAGAGTTTCACGGTGCCGGCGCTCGACGTGTTCAAGAGCGTGATCGAGCCGACTGCCGAAGGCCGCGAGATTTCCACCACCCAGGCCTATGTGCGCTTCCTGACGCAATTGCTGCGTGACCAGGCGCTGGGCCCGCGCGTCGTGCCGATCCTGGTCGACGAGGCGCGCACCTTCGGCATGGAAGGGCTGTTCCGCCAGATCGGCATCTACAACCCCGCAGGTCAGCAGTACACCCCGGTCGACAAAGACCAAGTGATGTACTACCGCGAAGACAAGGCCGGCCAGATCCTGCAGGAAGGCATCAACGAAGCGGGCGGGATGTCGAGCTGGATCGCGGCAGCCACCTCGTACTCGACGAACAACCGGATCATGGTGCCGTTCTACGTGTACTACTCGATGTTCGGCTTCCAGCGCATCGGTGACCTGGCCTGGGCGGCGGGCGACATGCAGGCGCGCGGTTTCCTGCTCGGCGGGACCTCGGGGCGCACCACGCTCAACGGCGAAGGCCTGCAGCATGAAGATGGCCACAGCCACATCCTGGCCAACACCATCCCGAACTGCGTGAGCTACGACCCGACCTTCGCGCACGAAGTCGGTGTCATCCTGCACCACGGTCTGAAGCGCATGGTGGAGAAGCAGGACAACGTCTACTACTACATCACGCTGCTCAACGAGAACTACCCGATGCCCGGCCTCGTTGCGGGCACCGAGGAGCAGATCATCAAGGGCATGTACCTGAGCAAGGCCGGCCCGACGCTCAAGAAGGCGCCGACCGTGCAATTGCTCGGCAGCGGCACGATCCTGCGCGAAAGCTTCGCGGCGCAGGAACTGCTCGAGAAGGACTGGGGCGTGAGCGCCTCGGTGTGGAGCTGCCCGAGCTTCAACGAGCTCACGCGCGATGGCCAAGACGCCGAGCGCTGGAACCTCCTGCACGCCGCCCAGACACCGCGCGTGTCCTTCGTCGGCCAGCAGCTGGCGGCCAGCACCGGCCCGGTGGTCGCCTCGACCGACTACATGAAGGCCTACGCCGAGCAGATCCGCCCGTTCATTCCGAAGGGCCGCACGTACAAGGTGCTGGGCACCGACGGCTTCGGTCGCAGCGACTTTCGCAGCAAGCTGCGCGAGCACTTCGAGATCAACCGGCACTACATCGTCGTCGCTGCGCTCAAGGCGCTGAGCGAAGACGGCACGGTGCCGGTCGCCAAGGTGGTCGAGGCCATCAAGAAGTACGGCATCAACATCGACAAGATCAACCCGCTTTACGCTTGA